Part of the Quercus robur chromosome 5, dhQueRobu3.1, whole genome shotgun sequence genome, TTGGCGTGAGTAAAATAGTAAAACTTTTGATGGAAACAGCCAACCAAAAAGATTAAACAATAATCTttgttaaaatatttgattgatttgtATGACAATCTTTGACAAGATCTTTGAATGATTGGATGATAGTGTTAGGAAATTTTCCCTTCTTTGTCTGGTTTTAGAATTCCTAGATGgtttaagtttaaaattattGTCCTGTAATGTTGTTGTCCTCGCTGCTTTTTGTTGActaaagtattttatttatcaaaagaaaCCTAACCATTGGACCAAAGCTTCTCCTAGCTATCAATGATGTTATCAACTTGattatataaacataaaaatgaaatatttatatataaatatttttgaagtTATTTGAATCCTAAAAGACTGATATTAAAAGCTATGTTTTTTCATATTTCTCTAAGACAACAGGCTCATAAATTTCATCACTTATTTCTGGGAAACAAAAGGGGGACTACATTTCAACCACTTTACTGTTCCAACTTCCAACGCTTTTTCTTTCGAGTTTGGAAAGGGGTTCCTAGCTACGTGCATGGGCATAACCAACAGGAATAGAATTAGTTAGCCATTCATGACATTCaacaaaaacttaatttaaCAACTGAAAACCTAAGCAGCACTTTCCAGATTCCGACAGTGAGCCCAGCCATTGCCATGTGGAACAGCTTGGAAggtagagaaaaagagaaattggGATTCTAAAGCTACAAAGCTAGTGCCTCAGATTTTCGTAAAAGTAGAGCTAGCTCCACTCCACTCCACTCCACTCGACTCGGTGCTTAACACATGGCCTGGCCCAACACAGAAGCCAACACCTGGCGTGGACTAGCAGATGCTAGCATTAAGGAAACCAAGAAGAGAACAAACAAGGAGACAACCAGCCGATTCTTATTCACAGCAATCCATGCTGGAATCAAATAAAGACAGTTTTAACAGGTAACaaccataataaaaaaaaaatatgcccAATGGTTTAGTTTTTTGCGATTACCAAGGGAGCAAAACAGTTCATGGTATTGCACAAAACACATAGATCCAAAAAGCAAAAGAGAAAACTATACAAAGCATAGGATACGGAAAAGTAACAAAAACCCATGTCAAGAATGAggcaaagaaccaaacaagcACAGGTCCAGAGAAGTAAATGCAACCAATTAAGCTGAAACTAATTTGAATGTGAAACAataagaaccaaaaaataaaaaactaaatgtgGATCAGAAAGAATGAGACAAGTAAACTTACCCGGAAGAAGATGGGCCAAAAAGCAATGTAGCTGTTACAAGAAGTCAGTTCTTCCCTTTTCCCTTATGGTCAGAATGCCGGGTTCCATCGCTGTAGCAGAGTTGCAAGCGGCCGTCGATTCCAGACGAGAActgatggtggtggtgatgattCTCCATGGGTGGAGCCGCTGCGGCAGGTGCAGCCACCGAAGTCATGAAGAAAGGCAGGTTTTGTCCGTCTATAGGTGGATACCTCTGGAGGTGATGAGGCATAAAAGACGGTGAATTGGACTGAAGGGTCCCCCTATTATATCCGGCGAGGCCGGGAGATATGGTGAAATTGAAGTTTGTGTCACTCCCACCGGGCTGCTGCGACGTTGCAGCGCCCACAGGGATGAAATGTTCGGGAACATTGTAAGGGAAGTGTTGATGCAGCTCTAGATGGTGATGATTGTCTCCAGAGACATTGAACCCCGACATTGCTGGTGAAAGCGAATTTCCCAAATGGATTTGGCCTGGAAACCCAGATGAGTGATGGGTTCGCGACGAGGAAGACAGCCCCAGAAGCCGGGAGTCGTCGATGTAGTCCATCGGAGTGGAAGGCCACTGCCTCGCCTGCTTGTGAAACAAATTAGACTGATCGCCGCCGCCGCCGGGGTTTTGATGAGCCGAGCCAGTAGGACTGTGATTAGCAGCATTGCTGTTGATTCCACCAGTTAGAAGCTCAGTGAAAGAAGAGCTGTTGTGTGGAATGTGGTTCACATTCTGAGCAATCCGGGACTcgttttccttctctttcttcctctccctCGCCCTCTCACGCGCCTTGACGCGGATTTCAGACCGTGAGAGAGACAAGCCGGAGCCTTTGCTGGTCTCAGAAGTACTGCTGCAACCGGACTTGGACAAAGAAAGATGCTGGCTTTGATTCTGCTGGAAATTGGGGTCACCGTCTAACTCCAAATCAGCTGAATCAAAGGCTTGTTCGGTACCCCCACTCGCTCGCTTCTCGTCGCTCAATTGCTTTGGGGTGTCAGGAAAAGGACTCTTCAAAGAAGGAAGCTCGGAGATTGCTTCAGCAGCCGCTTTGATCAGCCACTCCACTGCTTTGCTGGGCTGATCATAACCAAGTCGATCTTGGAGGTCGTAGAACTGAATGGCAGTGGTCACGGACAATCTAACCCTGCGGTCTCTTAAACCCTTTGAGGTCCAAACTTTGCTGTGGCGATCTTTGCCACCTGAGGCCCTGGAAACCCTAATGATTCGAGACGAGTGGTGCCAGCCGCGAAGGCGGTTTGTATTAGCATTGGCAACGGCTGTTTCACTTCCAACTGGGCCACTGGTAAGCCTTTTGAGCTGgtctccatcttcttcatcatctggGTAGTGCTCAGAAACCCCTTTTGAAGCTAACTTAGTAGAGTCGTTTCTGCCATTTCCGACCCTTGGGAACTTACAAGGTTGTCCCTGCTGAATCCCATCCACCTCCATGCCACTTTCATGCCTTTCTCAAACAGAAACTCATATAATtacccacacacacacagacaaagagagagagagagagagaaagagagagaccctTTTGGGTTCTGAGCTCTTTTATGTATTCTTATcctctagagagagagagagagagagagagagagagggggtgtgtgaattatttttagagagagagagaagaagtgtGGTGATGAGATTAGTGCAGGTGGGGTTGGTGTGTCCTATGCATATTGATGACGATAATTCAGAGAGTACTTTGGCTGTGTAGTGATAAAAAGGCCTTTTTTTACGCTGTTGATATATCACAGTCCAAGTCAGTGAAGCCTTGGTGCTAGCTCTCGTTttaaagctctttttttttttttttcttgttggtGCAGACACAGACGAAGAAGACCAGACTAGACCGCCTTTCAAAAGCAAAGACTGAATTGGTCTCAGACTCTCTCAGCCTCTTCAGCCTGCAAACCccccaaaaaagtaaaatttaccCACCCATTAAAGACaacagtaaaataaataaaaaagacatttttatagttgataataatatatacgtacaaacacttttttttttttataaccacACAACAAAgctgagagatagagagagagagagatctgacTTTGTTTCTGTGTTGTTGTGTACTGTACACACTCACGCCTCCCAGCTACAACTATCTATATGACTCTATATATAAGTGTACCTTCTTAAAAGCCTTTTAAAACCTAACACAGTGCTTGCTTTTAAGGAAGATAAAAGCTTTAGCAAAAGTTGAAAACATAAAAGAGGGCCGGCCTATATGATAAAAACTTGATCTCTCTCTCAGTCTTTTTCTGCTTCAGATTTAAGCTATAAAGCAGATGATGCAGTAAATAGCCGATCTGAACCAAACTCAGTCTCTTTGTATTTAAAGCTTTTGCTGACCCTAAAAAAAATGCCAGCCAACCCATTACTACATTCGCATTTACATTAGTACTAATCTTAGATTCTtagtcataattaattaaatttcccactcattaataattaaaaagacaCACTCCACTGTCCcaaatttagaaagaaaaagagctaGAAAAAGATACTTACTTTGAACATTGATTACAGAAGTCTGATAACTGATTAGTGATTATCACTAACTTGACAGGTGTTGAGCTCTGAGGAGTGAGGAGTGAGGAGTGAGGACCCTTTATTCTGTTATGTAGTAAATTAGTTATTTATTAAGAGACTGTTTAATTAGACAATTTGGATAAGCCAGtctctaaaaaacaaaaacaaaaacagaaaaagctCACAGATCTGtgctttctctctcaaaaaagcTTGCTCTTTTGAATCACAACCtgcaacaattaaaaaaaagaaaaaagaaaaaaactttctcAGATCAGCTCCACAAttacaaatcaaaacccacaaaattatTCCAAGAAAAATATctaaagaacaagaagaagacctGGTTGGaatttcttgctttttttttgtttctctgtAATGCAGAggaaaagtgggaaaaaaagaattagCATATGGTGAATTCAGTGCTGTTGAAAAGAGCTGAAATTTGGAGAGAGTGGTATTGGCACTTACTTACATGTATGAAAGTAGTAGTGGGGGGtttaagaaagagagaggattagggttggtttttgttgtttggtGAGTGAGGGAAGTGAAAggaacaggaaaagaaaaatctgaTGGAAATGGGAATTGAGAGGGAATTTGAGGGAGTGGAAGTATAGGGGGGGGATAGGGGGATTTAAAAACAGAAAAGTAGGGTAAAGCTAATGAGAGTGAGAGGGAAGTAGGAGTAGGAGTAGGGGGAATTAGTAGTAGCTAGAGAAGAAGTAGGAAGGAATTGGGGTTGTTGTTCTTCTTCCATTCCAAATTCCagcaaggaaaaggaaaaagagaggaaaaggaaaaggaaatcaCACCGGGCTTATCGGGAAAGGACAGACACTGCGCCGTTGCCCACCTTCTAAATATCTCCTTTCTCTCCTAATTGCCCTTCCTTCTTACCCTTTTTACTCTTCAACACCTCCTacttctatcattttttttttttttttttcaatatctatTCTGGATAACTTAATATTCTTTCCATACGTAGAGGAAACCCTACAAACCcatcttatatatttatattaagtgtaaattttaaaaatctaatagttagattacatgttcttgTTACATTCttaatacttacaaaatttcaaagatcAATTgtaatattatcaaataaattttataatttctagtttttgtaatctaaagttgtatacaaaaaataagttaattgatcaaatggtaaataatatccgatttgaacgaaatttgatatgtatgttTAGAAtataaggaacatgaaattcaacagttagattttcaaaattcacacccgaaaaagaaatatatgagaaatttgaagagtttgCAGAGAAACTCTGTTCTTACattaattcatatttaatatcttctttttttttcctttttttttttttttttaaattgttatggtcaatttgaaatctaagagcattcacattagctCATGCAAAAATTTTAgtctattttaacataataacatacttttttattttacattatcacttttcaaaatatcgtacattagattatctattttatactacatttgattaaaatatcatttttttaattatttctctttcttccaaTAAAACAATCACTATCGATTCTCTTCTTTCATCATGAGATACgtaaataaagaataaacaactaaatgcaaaataaatagtgtcaatataaatttacatggttagtaaccatgtaaatttatattgacactatttattttgcatttagttgtttattctttctttacattTCTTGAGATAAAAGAAGAGTAAATGATAATTGTTTtgtgtgaagaaagagaaatatttttaaaaaatcaagaaaatttaatttggaCCTGTGTGGAtcattttaaagtaaaattatgtaaattctacacgtttttattttattttttattgtacacATGTAAATGCTCTAATTCTTTTTATAGAGAGACCAATCAATATCACTAGATTACAAAAGTCTTGACTTAATTTCATACATAATTACATGTTTCAAAATTCTAGGCAAAAATATATGCGAGTTTTTGTAAATGAGCTAAATAAATGTAATCTCTAATAAACTAGGCAAATCCAAAATTCCGTCCATTTTAGATAGTCAATCCCAAAAAATCAAGCTCCAATGGTCTCACtatcttaggaaaaaaaaattggttgagCTACAACAACTCTTTTGGTGTGAAGAGTATTGTAATTTCTATAAACACACTTCTGGGATTAAAATATTCGGTCCTTTTTCTCacaccaataaaaaaatcattaggtgaaaaaaaaattttaaaattttttagaaaaccattatgttaataaattagagaaaatgagagaatgtctattgaaatatatttgaaaaaataggtaggcaagcaaaataaaaaattgaaattttctccCCAATTTGGGTGAAAAAATACAAAGACAGCTGGAGATGCACAATct contains:
- the LOC126726561 gene encoding transcription factor TCP2 encodes the protein MEVDGIQQGQPCKFPRVGNGRNDSTKLASKGVSEHYPDDEEDGDQLKRLTSGPVGSETAVANANTNRLRGWHHSSRIIRVSRASGGKDRHSKVWTSKGLRDRRVRLSVTTAIQFYDLQDRLGYDQPSKAVEWLIKAAAEAISELPSLKSPFPDTPKQLSDEKRASGGTEQAFDSADLELDGDPNFQQNQSQHLSLSKSGCSSTSETSKGSGLSLSRSEIRVKARERARERKKEKENESRIAQNVNHIPHNSSSFTELLTGGINSNAANHSPTGSAHQNPGGGGDQSNLFHKQARQWPSTPMDYIDDSRLLGLSSSSRTHHSSGFPGQIHLGNSLSPAMSGFNVSGDNHHHLELHQHFPYNVPEHFIPVGAATSQQPGGSDTNFNFTISPGLAGYNRGTLQSNSPSFMPHHLQRYPPIDGQNLPFFMTSVAAPAAAAPPMENHHHHHQFSSGIDGRLQLCYSDGTRHSDHKGKGKN